The Candidatus Methanoperedens sp. sequence TTGTGAAGGATTTCCTGCAGCCGGGCCTGCGTTATGAACCTCCGTACGGGCCACTGGACCTGATCTCTCTGGGCATGGCACTGATCTTCGGCACTGCGGGGCTTCCCCATATTCTCGTCCGCTTCTACACCGTGCCTGACGCCAAGACCGCTCGCCACAGCGTGGTGTGGGCGATGGTGCTGATCGGCAGCTTCTACATCATGACTACATTCCTTGGATTCGGAGCGGCTACAATCGTCGGCCCGGACTTCATCAAGGTCCATGGCGGCACGAACATGAGCGCGCCCCTGCTGGCACAGGCGCTGGCAGGAAATGTTTTCTTCGCCTTCATCTCGTCGATTGCGTTCGCCACGATCCTCGCCGTGGTTGCGGGATTGACCATCAGCGCGACCACTTCGTTCTCGCACTACTTTTGGACGAACGTCATCCATAACGGAGTGGAGCGGAAGCCCGGCGAGGAAGTGATGGTGGCGCGGATTTCGGCATTCGTAGTGGGCGCGGTAGCGATCGGGATTGCGATCGTGCTCGGTCCAACGGCGAACGTCGCATTCCTGGTGGCGCTGGCATTTGCGGTCGCGGCGTCGGCGAATCTGCCGGTGATTGTGCTGTCGATCTTCTGGCGGCGCTTCAACACGGCGGGAGCCGTTACGGGCCTGGCGGTGGGCCTGCTCGCGTCGATCGGGCTGATTCTGGTAAGCCCGAGTTTGATGGCCGTCGATCCCCCGACAGTGGTTGGAACGGCCCGTCACCTGATCCAGGCAAAGGCCTGGTTCCCGCTGGAGAATCCCGGCATCCTGAGTATTCCGTTGGGATTCATTGGCGCCATCATCGGGACGCTGGTCAGTTCGGAACCGTCTTCGCAAGAAAAATTCAACGAACTGCTGGTGCGCTCCAATACCGGTCTGGGCGCGGAGAAAGCGACGGCCCACTAGACCAAGACAAGGGGCCAGAGGTGGGAGTTCAGTCGAAGCAGTCTTCGTTCGTCGGACTCTGGGATCACTGGCCTCCGCTCTTTGGGCTCTTCTCTTTCCGAGCCTCTGCTCCCTGCCCCCTGCTCTTGATATGCTAGAGCCAGCCCAGCGGGCCCATAGCTCAACGGTTAGAGCAGCAGACTCATAATCTGTTGGTTCCAGGTTCAAATCCTGGTGGGCCCACCACCTCGTTGGAAAATTGCTCGTCCCGCTCACTTCCATAAATCGGCCCATCACGCCAAAAAGCACAACAGCCTGGGTGGGCCAAGAAAAACCATGTAGGGACAGCCGCCTCGGCTGTCCGGCGGCCCAGGTGTGTCGGGCCGCGGAGTTTTCTTTCGCCCGTTCAGGGCTTGTGTCTCCTTTCTCGCGTCTAAGCACGGCTTCCGCTGTTGGCTGTGGTCTTGCGCTCCTTCGGAGCTGGTTTCACCATTGCCGGGGGCTTGCGGTGGGCGTCGCCGATCTGCCCCGGGACCTTCCGGGCCGGCGGCCGGCGGACAAATTCCCGCATTTCCGCCACCATGGCCTCCAGCTGGCTCACCTCTTCGGCGATGATGGACAGCTTGTGGCGAGACTTGTCGTCCAGGCCCGGGACCTTGAGGAGCTGCCGGGCGAACCCCCCGATGATGAGCAGCGGATTTTTGATTTCATGGGCGATATGAGTCATGGTGTTGCCCACCGCCGCCAGGCGTTCGGTATGGAGCACCCGGTCTTCCATCTCCTTATATTCGGTGATGTCCCGGATAATGCCGGTGAAATAGAGGTTGTCCCGAATCTCGGCCACGGAAAAGGAGATGCTGATGGGGAATTCCCGGCCGTCCCGGCGCAGGGCGTTGAGGCGGGCGTGCTTGCCGATCATCCGGGCCTCCCGGGTGGCCACATAGCGGCGCACGTAATCCCGGTGTTCGGCCTTATAAGGCGGCGGAATGATGATGGTTAAGTCCTGCCCCAGGGCTTCTTGCCGGGTGTAACCGAACATCTGCTCCGCCCCGCGGTTGTAGCCGACAATCACGTGGTCCTCGTTGATGGTGATAATGGCGTCGGTGGCGCTGTTGATGATGCGGGAGTTGATCTCCTGCTTCTGGCGCAACTCCTGGAGCTGGCAGACCAGGGTTTTCAGGAAACGGGCCACAGGACCGGTGATGAGGTGGTCCACCTGCTCCCGCGCAAAACCGGCGAGCCCCGCGGTCATAAACTGGCCGTCCAGGATGAGATCGAAGGCCCCGGGGTCCAAATCGGGCAAGGAGTTCACCTGACAGCCGGCCGCGACCTCGGGTTTGGTGCCGTACAAGACCAACTCCACCGGCGGGTAGCCCTCTACGGAGAAGGGCAGGGTGACCGCGTGGCAGATGAATTCCTGGCCGTTCAAGACGATGGCGATGCGGATGGGTTTGGGCGCGGTGGTCATCGCAATCAATCCGGTCAGGTCGCCTGGCGGGGCGGGCCGCCCGCCTCAGCCGGAGAGGTCTCCTTTAAGGGCAGTTGGATGGTGAAGGTGGCCCCCCGGCCCGGGGCGCTGTCGGCCAGGAGGCAGCCGCCGTGCTCCTGCACGATATTCTGGCAGATGGCCAGGCCCAGGCCGGTCCCCTTTTCCTTGGTGGTGAAATAAGGCTGGAAAATATTGGCCGCCACCTCCGGCGGCATACCCTCGCCGGTGTCGGTGACGCTGATTTCCACCTGGTCCCCTTTAAGCCGGCTGGTGATGGTGATCTCGCCGCCGCCGGGCATGGCCTCCAGGGCGTTTTTCAATAAATTGATCAGCACCTGGTGCACCTGCTGGGGGTCGAAGGCGATGAGCGGCAATGACTTCTCCTCCACCCGGCGCACCTTAACATGGTGCTCCTTAAAGGTGTCCCGGAACAGTTCCAGGGCCTCGTCAAGCACCGCGTTGATCTGCCCCGGGCGCTTCTGGGTTGACGGCCGGCGGACAAAATCCCGCATCTCCGCCACCATCTTCTCCAGGGAGCTCACCTCTTCGGCCATGGTGGACAATTTCCGGCGGGCCTTCTCGTCAAACTCCGGGACCTTCTGAAGCTGCCGGGCGAACCCCCCGATGATGAGCAGGGGATTTTTGATTTCGTGGGCGATATGGGCCACGGTGTTGCCCACCGCCGCCAGGCGTTCGGACTGGAGCAATCGGTCTTCCATGGCGGTATATTCGGTGATGTCCCGCATGATGGCGGTAAAATACAGGTTGCCCTGAATTTCGGCCACGGAAAAGGAGATGCTCAGGGGAAATTCCTGTCCGTCCCGGCGCCGGGCGATGAGACGCCGCTGCCGGCCCAGGACGTGGGCCTCCCGGGTAGCCAGATAGCGCCGCACATAGTCCCGGTGGACCTCGGTGAACGGCGGCGGGATGATGAGTTTCAGATCCTGGCCCAGGGCTTCGGCGCGGGAGTAGCCGAACATCTGCTCGGCTCCGAGGTTGTAACCGACAATGATGTGGTTCTCGTCGATGGTGATGAGGGCATCGGTGGCGCTCATGATGATGCCGGCGTTGATCTCCTGCTTCTGGCGCAACTCCTGGAGCTGGCACACCATGGTTTTCAGGAACCGGGCGGCGGGTCCGGTGATGAGGTTGCCCGCCTTCTCCGGGGAAAAGTCGGCCATCCCCGCGGTCAGGAACTGGCCGTCCAGGATGAGATCGAACGCCTCCGGATGCAAATCCGGCAGGCCTGCCACCGTCAGGCCGGGGGCCGGGGTCTCGGGCCGGCGGCCATACAGGACCAGGTCCACCGGCGGGTAACCTTCCAGGGAGAAGGGCAGCATCACCGCGCCGCAGACGAACTCCTGCCCGTTCAAGACGATGGCGATGCGAATGGGTTTGGGGGCGGTGGCCATTTTGTCAGTCAGCAGTGAACCGTCAGGACTTTCAGGAACCGACCGCGGATGGGTCACGGCAATTCAGCCAACCCGTCAAGTTCCGTAAGTCAGGCCAGATGCCGCCCACGGGAACGCCGAAGTCCTGAAACCACTTCAGGAATCGGGTGATCACCGCAATGGGCAAGGCCTCGGGCAGGGTGACGAAGAAAAAGGCCGTGAGGGCCGGGAGCAAGTTGCCCTGCCTCTGGCGGTGGGTGCGTTGGTTCACGACCTCAAGTTGATCTACCCTTCATAGCGCTTGAACACCAGGGCCGCATTGGTGCCGCCGAACCCGAAGGAATTGGACAGGACGTAGCGGATATCGGCAGACCGGGCCTGGCCCGCGACGAAATCCAGGCCGACACATGCCGGGTCGATGTTATCCAGGTTGATGGTGGGCGGCACCTTGCCGTCCCTAATGGACAGGACCGAAAAAATGCCCTCCACCGCCCCGGCCGCGCCCAGCAGGTGGCCGGTCATGGACTTGGTGCCGCTGACCAGCAGCCGCGAGGCCTCATCGCCGAAAATCTCTTTCAAGGCCAGGGTTTCGTTGCGATCGCCCACCGGCGTGGCCGTGGCATGGGGGTTGACGTAATCGATGTCTTTGTAAGTGACGCCACCGTCTTTCATGGCCTGCTGGATGCAGCGCTTGGCCCCCTCTTTGTCCGGATCGGTAATGTGGTGGGCGTCGCCGGTCATGCCGAAGCCGATGATTTCCGCATAAATATGGGCATTGCGGGCCAGGGCGTGGTCCAGTTCCTCCAGCACCAGGATGCCGGAGCCTTCCGACATGACAAAACCGCTGCGTCTGATATCAAAGGGACGGCTGGCGGCCTCGGGGTGGTCATTGTAGCCCACGGCCAGGGCCCCCATGCGGTAAAAAGCCGTCATGGTCAGGATGGTCACCGCGGCCTCGGTGCCCCCCGCGGCCATGAGGTCCGCTTCCCCCAGTTGGATGGAGCGGTAGGCCAGGCCGATGGCATGGGCCCCGGCGGCGCAGGCGGTGGATAGGGCAATATTGGGACCCTTGGCCTTGAAGCGGATGGAGACGTTGCCCGCGGCCAGGTTGGGAATCATCTTGGGTACCAGGAACGGGGAAACCCGGCGCACCCCTTCGGCCAGGAGCTTCTGAACCCCATCCTCCCAGGAGCTGACCCCGCCCATGCCACTGGCAATGATCACCCCAGCCCGCTCCGGATCCTCCCCCTCCAGGTTGAGACCCGAATCATGCACCGCCTCCATGCTGGCGGCCAGGGCAAACTGGGTGAAGCGGTCGGTGTACTTGATTTGTTTCAGGTCTTCCTTGGTGACTTCTTTTTTGCGGGCCTGCAAAATTTCCTTCAGATCAAAATTCTGGATGGCGCCGCCGATGACGGGAAAATCTTCCGGAATGCGGTAGCGCGCCATAAGTTCGTCATCAAAGCGGCTCAGGCGTCTCACCCCGGATTCCCCGGCCAGCAGGCGATTCCACACGGTGGGCACATCGAGCCCCATGGACGTCACCATACCTACGCCGGAAACCACCACCCGCCGCATTCCCATGTTTTTGCTGAACGACATGTATAGAAACCTCTCCCCCGGTCAATGTGATATATTACCCGGGCGCCCCTCAACGGGCCTTGGTTGTCGGCCCCCCGCCGGGAGCCAAATACACCATTAGGTTAATGATTCATTGCCATTGTAGATTACTCGTGTTACTATTGCAACGGGTTTCCGGCCTGCAACTGACAGCCGACACCGGCCGGGATTTCAGGGACGGGCCCCCGTCCGCTTTTTCGCAGGATCGCGTTCAACAGCCGCCGACCGATGGATTGCCAGGTAGAGACATACTCTGGGTTTCGACTCCATGAACGCCCCCGGCGTTTCACCTGGGGCGGGGCCTGGCTGGAGGTGCACCAGGTCCTGGACCAATGGGTGGCTCCAGGTCAGCTCTGCTTCAAGGTCAAGGTGGCGGACCACGTCTATCTATTGAAATACCATCTAGCTCAGGATACCTGGAAGGTAGAATTGGTGAGGGCCGGAGCCATGCCCCCGGCCGGCGGCGAAAATTATCGATTTACTTTTTAGGGACCTGTGGGGTAAAATTGGATATTTTTAGCCGATTCGCATGAGATTTTGTATTAGCCCAGCGGCTCAGCCCATATCCTAAAAGAGGATTTCATAATGAAATGCCAAGTCAATCCGCGTTATATGGAACAATTATATTCCTTTTATTCCCCCTTCTATGAATACGTTTTCGGCAAACTCCTGGGCCCCGGCCGCCGTAAGGCGTTTAAATACGTGCCCCGGCGGCCTGACCAGAAGGTCCTGGAAATCGGCGTGGGCCCCGGCTCCACCCTGGATTTTTACCCTCCCCGGACCAAGCTGGTGGGAATCGACATTTCCCGGGCGATGATCGAACGGGCCAGGGAAAAAGCCGCCAATATCAATAGTGGCTGCCGCTTCGACCTGCACGTCATGGACGCCGCCCACCTCAACTTTCCCGACAATCATTTCGACCTCGTCATGGCCGCCTACGTGATCACCACGGTCCAGGATCCCTATAAAGTGTGCCGGGAGATCTACCGGGTAGTCAAGCCCGGCGGCCAGGTCATCGCGGTTAATCACACCCGCTCTCAAAACGGCAGCCTCTGGGGCCGCGTCGAGGACGTGATGGCCCCGGTATTCGTCCGCATCGGCTTCACCACCGACCTGGATGTCATCCGGGTCATGAAGGATGTGGGCATTACCGTACACAAGACGGTGCCGTGCAATCTGCTCAATACCGGCCGGATCATCATGGGCACCAAGCCCTAAGGGAGAGCCGGTGCCAGCCTCTGCTCCAGGCGTCCTCCCAGCCAACTGACCGGGAGCGGACCGCCGGCCGGGGTTCTGGACATAATGCCTGGTCCGCCCGACTCAAGGGCTAGAGTGCTGCCTTTCTCAGGAGAACACCATGAACATCGATAAGAATTCCTTTGTTACCATTGACTATCTCATCAACCTGGGCGAGGCGGAGACCTATCCCCCCGATGGGAAACCGGAGGAGATCTCTTTCTGCATGGGCTGGGGCGCCATGCCTCCGGGGCTGGAAGAAGCCCTCATCGGCATGAAAGTCAATGACGCAAGAGTTATCAAACTTGCGGCGGAACAAGCCTACGGCGAATTTGACGACGAACTGCTCATGGAAGTCCCCCGCTCCGACTTCGGCCTCGAAGTGGAGTTGCGCCAGGGCCTGGTATTCGAAACCGAGAACGAAGACGGCCAGGCGGTGTATTTCATCGTCCAAGAGGTGCGGCCCGAAACCGTGCTCATCGACTTCAACCATCCCCTGGCGGGCAAAGACCTGGAAGTCTCCTTCACTATCCGCCAGGTGCGGGAGGCCACCCCTGAGGATCTCAAAGAGCATCATGCCTGTACCTGCTCTGAATGCCAGGAAGGAGGCTCCCACCAGCATTAGAGGAGGATCATGATGACCTTGCCCTGGGCGCCGCACTATGACCCGGGAGTGCCTCTAACGGTGGGGCCGGTCACCACCTCCTTGCCCTGGTTGTTGCTCGAAGCGGCGGAAAAGTCTCCCCAGGCCCCGGCCTTGGTGTTTTTCGGCCGGATTACCACCTATGGCGAACTCGACGCCCGGACTGCCAGTCTGGCCGGCGCCCTGCGGCAACTGGGTCTGGCTCCCGGGGAACGCCTGGGCATTTTCCTCCCCAATTGTCCCCAACTGGTGATGGCTTACCATGCCGCCCTGCGCCTGGGCGCGGTGGCGGTTATGCTCAATCCCCTCCTCAGCCCCAAAGAACTGGCCTATCAACTGGCCGACTCCGGCGCCACCCGGCTGGTGCTCCTGGACCACTTCCTGCCCCGCCTTACCGAGATTCGCGCCCAGGTCGACCTGACCCATATTATCATC is a genomic window containing:
- a CDS encoding PAS domain S-box protein, giving the protein MTTAPKPIRIAIVLNGQEFICHAVTLPFSVEGYPPVELVLYGTKPEVAAGCQVNSLPDLDPGAFDLILDGQFMTAGLAGFAREQVDHLITGPVARFLKTLVCQLQELRQKQEINSRIINSATDAIITINEDHVIVGYNRGAEQMFGYTRQEALGQDLTIIIPPPYKAEHRDYVRRYVATREARMIGKHARLNALRRDGREFPISISFSVAEIRDNLYFTGIIRDITEYKEMEDRVLHTERLAAVGNTMTHIAHEIKNPLLIIGGFARQLLKVPGLDDKSRHKLSIIAEEVSQLEAMVAEMREFVRRPPARKVPGQIGDAHRKPPAMVKPAPKERKTTANSGSRA
- a CDS encoding ATP-binding protein is translated as MATAPKPIRIAIVLNGQEFVCGAVMLPFSLEGYPPVDLVLYGRRPETPAPGLTVAGLPDLHPEAFDLILDGQFLTAGMADFSPEKAGNLITGPAARFLKTMVCQLQELRQKQEINAGIIMSATDALITIDENHIIVGYNLGAEQMFGYSRAEALGQDLKLIIPPPFTEVHRDYVRRYLATREAHVLGRQRRLIARRRDGQEFPLSISFSVAEIQGNLYFTAIMRDITEYTAMEDRLLQSERLAAVGNTVAHIAHEIKNPLLIIGGFARQLQKVPEFDEKARRKLSTMAEEVSSLEKMVAEMRDFVRRPSTQKRPGQINAVLDEALELFRDTFKEHHVKVRRVEEKSLPLIAFDPQQVHQVLINLLKNALEAMPGGGEITITSRLKGDQVEISVTDTGEGMPPEVAANIFQPYFTTKEKGTGLGLAICQNIVQEHGGCLLADSAPGRGATFTIQLPLKETSPAEAGGPPRQAT
- the fabF gene encoding beta-ketoacyl-ACP synthase II, whose product is MSFSKNMGMRRVVVSGVGMVTSMGLDVPTVWNRLLAGESGVRRLSRFDDELMARYRIPEDFPVIGGAIQNFDLKEILQARKKEVTKEDLKQIKYTDRFTQFALAASMEAVHDSGLNLEGEDPERAGVIIASGMGGVSSWEDGVQKLLAEGVRRVSPFLVPKMIPNLAAGNVSIRFKAKGPNIALSTACAAGAHAIGLAYRSIQLGEADLMAAGGTEAAVTILTMTAFYRMGALAVGYNDHPEAASRPFDIRRSGFVMSEGSGILVLEELDHALARNAHIYAEIIGFGMTGDAHHITDPDKEGAKRCIQQAMKDGGVTYKDIDYVNPHATATPVGDRNETLALKEIFGDEASRLLVSGTKSMTGHLLGAAGAVEGIFSVLSIRDGKVPPTINLDNIDPACVGLDFVAGQARSADIRYVLSNSFGFGGTNAALVFKRYEG
- a CDS encoding class I SAM-dependent methyltransferase; this translates as MKCQVNPRYMEQLYSFYSPFYEYVFGKLLGPGRRKAFKYVPRRPDQKVLEIGVGPGSTLDFYPPRTKLVGIDISRAMIERAREKAANINSGCRFDLHVMDAAHLNFPDNHFDLVMAAYVITTVQDPYKVCREIYRVVKPGGQVIAVNHTRSQNGSLWGRVEDVMAPVFVRIGFTTDLDVIRVMKDVGITVHKTVPCNLLNTGRIIMGTKP
- a CDS encoding peptidylprolyl isomerase; amino-acid sequence: MNIDKNSFVTIDYLINLGEAETYPPDGKPEEISFCMGWGAMPPGLEEALIGMKVNDARVIKLAAEQAYGEFDDELLMEVPRSDFGLEVELRQGLVFETENEDGQAVYFIVQEVRPETVLIDFNHPLAGKDLEVSFTIRQVREATPEDLKEHHACTCSECQEGGSHQH